The sequence below is a genomic window from Longimicrobium sp..
AGAGGACGCAGACAAAGGAAAGAGGACGCAGAGAACTTCAACCGTTCTCTGCGTCCTCTCTTTTCACCTCTGCGACCTCTGCATGAAATCGCTCTTCCTCCGTCCATGCGCATAGAATGGCCTAGCACAGCGGCTATCTCATCGGTTGACAACGACTTAGCTTTTGGCTAAATTGATTGCACCCGAAAGAAAGCGGACTGCTTGATCGAAAACGGCGGGCCGCACTGGACGGAAGGCACGGCGTGCGGGTAGATTGGGCGCACAAACCCAATCCTCGCGCCGCGAATCCGGACCCATCCTGGAGACGAGCACTCCCGCACGCTGGGGAGCGCCTCGATCAGATCGAAGAACTTCCGGGCGATTCATCCGCCCGTACAATCCCGAGAGCCATGCTGCGATCCAATCTGCTGACCATCGCCACCGCCGCCGTGTGCATCGGCGCCACCGGTGCCCTGATCGACCGATCGGACCGCCCGCAACCCGCCCCGGCGCCCCGGGCGATGGTCGCGGCCAAGTTGACGGTGAAGCCCGCCGTGCAGGCCCCCCGCCCCGCCCCGGCCCCGGCGCCCGTCCGTGCTCCGCAGCCGGTGGCGCTGCAGGCCGCGCGTGCGGTGCTGAACGGCGTGGGCGTGGAAAGCGGCGCCGAGAAGACGCGCGTGGACGTGGCGCTCGACGCGCTGGGCAAGCGCGTCCGCCGCCAGAGCCACCCCAAGGCGCTGCGGATGGCTTTCCAGGCGTACTACGCCTACAAGGCCGAGAACCCGGGCAAGGTGCGCAAGCCGTACCTGTACTACGTGGACTACGGCCTGGACAACCGCACCCCCCGCGGCTACGTGTTCGACATGGAGTCGCTGAAGGTCGTGGACGGGCCGTTCACCGTTGCGCACGGCCGCGGCTCGGCCTCGCCCACGGCGGGGCGCCCCACGCGGTTCTCCAACCGCCAGGGAAGCAACGCCACCTCGCTGGGACTGT
It includes:
- a CDS encoding murein L,D-transpeptidase catalytic domain-containing protein, translating into MLRSNLLTIATAAVCIGATGALIDRSDRPQPAPAPRAMVAAKLTVKPAVQAPRPAPAPAPVRAPQPVALQAARAVLNGVGVESGAEKTRVDVALDALGKRVRRQSHPKALRMAFQAYYAYKAENPGKVRKPYLYYVDYGLDNRTPRGYVFDMESLKVVDGPFTVAHGRGSASPTAGRPTRFSNRQGSNATSLGLYLAQETYGFSGTSSGQRYTSVGLRLQGLSGKYNSSARARGVVAHGAPYVTRDRAGRSEGCPAMEQGRARTLLPKIARGGLVFLFSPLDRTWMQEDRWANASVGKSTSRRG